One Haliscomenobacter hydrossis DSM 1100 genomic window, TCTAGTATGGGTAATTCCAGATTTTTGGCCAGATCCTCATTGAATGCAAAGCTAGTTAGCAAATCATCACCGCTGTTGATCCAGGCAATGTGATCATAATCATTGCGCAACCATTGTAGGTATCCTGCCGCCAAGGTAGTTTTGCCCATGCCACCCAAACCACTAACCAGCACTACTTTGCTGGATTCACGAAGCAAGGTGCGCAGTTCTTCCAACTCCGTCTCCCGACCCAGACAGTCAGTGTCCAGTTGCAAGGAGGGCAATCGTGTGAGTCCATGCGGATAGCGGAGCTGCCAGTCCAAAACATCTTCTCTGCCTTCCTGGACGTACAATTGCCAAGGGAGCTCTTCCCAGTGGTTTTCAAACGAGAGCGTATCCCGCATTACACTGTACTGGGGCAACTCGACTTCCCGATACTGCTGATACTTGGCTTTAAGCGCACCCACGGCCAGTTGAAAAGCGTCGCGGATGCTGTGTCGACCGGCAATAGCCAGGTAAAACTGAGCGGCAAAGTGGCTGGCCTCACCGTCGGCAATGCTGCATGTAGTAGCCAGCACTATGGGGATCCCTTGCCGAAAGAAATGCTGAACTTGCGCCTGGGTTTGACAACCATTGAGGAAAACGAGTTTAAGCTGGGATTGAATGGCCAATTGATCGGCTAGTCCTTCTACAAAAATGGAGCCGTCTTCAGCGGCCAGACTGTCGGAATCAGCATGCCCACCAAAATGGAAAATGCTGATTTGATCAGGATGCTGTGCGAGGAGTTGGGGGATGTTTTCATTACGGCTGTCGGTATGAACAATAAGCTGAATTGCCCCAGAATCGGTGGCCGGCCGCAGAGCGACGCGGAGTTGTTCGACTTCAGCATGAAGTGCAGCGAGGTAGTCGTGGTGCGGAGATTGAGCGAAGGTAAGAAGGATGGTGGGGCGCATAGTTTGGCGTTATTGATTGTCAGAACCGCTAAGCTGTCGGAGTTGAGCTAAGATGGTATCGTAGGATTCTCGGGTAATGCCTTGGGTTTCCATTTTGAGGTCGGTAAAATCGGATTCCATCCCTTGGAAGAACTCTTCTTTATCTTCATTAAGTTGAATGCTCTTAAAATACCATTCAATCGCCTTTCCTTGATCGTCGTATAAGAGTTCCACATGGCCAAGATTCATAGCGGAAAACTGATCCTTTTCTTCAAGAAGTGACCATGATTTTAGCAGCGAAGTTTTCGCCGCATCAAGTCGATGGAGTAAAAGATTGGTCCATCCAAGCTTACGCCATACATCTGCATTATCTGGTTCCAATCTGGTCGCTTTTTCATATTTAGAGATGAAATCTTCTATGACATTTTCTGCCAGCAATGCATCACCTAGATAATGGTAAGCACTCCTGTGGTTTGGTTGTAAATAAATTGTTTTTTCAAACTGAAGTATAGCTCCTGCTGGATTACCCTGAATATGAAAAAGTACACCTAAGAAAAAGTTGGCATCCACATCAAATGCATCTATTTCAATCGCTATCTGAAATTGGTCAACTGCTTCTTTTAGATTATTTTGAAGCGCTAGTACACGACCCAGATTTTGATGAAAAATAGATTCTTCTTGATCCCCTTCAATGGCTTTTTTATAATGCCAAGCCGCAGCTTCGAGGTTACCTTGCTTCTGATATGTCCAACCTAAGTTATTATGAGCAAGTTGATTATCTGGATTTAACTCTAAAGATTTTTTAAATTCAGCTATAGCTCTTTCAGTATTATCAAGCTGCACAAACAATGCCCCCAGTTTATTATGACGATAGCTGTCGTTTGGATTTAATTCAACTGATTTTTGGATATGATGTAAGGCCATCGCCCATTCCTTTTTCTCATAAAATATTATACCTAAATTTGTGTGAATACTAATATCATTTGGCTTTAATTCAATTCTTTTTTTCATCAAATCTATCAATTCATCCGTTTTATTTTCGTGCCAGTAAGTAAACATGGGAGACCAATAAAGAAACAGATCATCAGGTCTAAGCTCCATTGCCTTTTTTTGCTTAACAACAGCCTCTCCAGATCGCCCTATTCTATTGAGAAAATGTCCCTCCCATGAATAAAAGGCAGCGGCATCTTCTGAGTTCCGCAACCAGCCTGTGTTATTGACAAAAGCAAACAAATCAAGTGTTGGGTCTATCTGATTTGTAATCCAACCAATCATACCTTTTTGGAGCGTATTTGCACAGTTTGTTTCATTAGTTATTCGTTCAGCCTGAGTAATAATTTCGCTCCACTGCATCGCAATATACTTTTCTCCAAACTCTATTTGAGCATCTTGGGAGTTAATATTCTTTCTTCCAGAAACAATGAAATTATTATATAACCTAAATACCGTCGCAAAGGCCTGCACCGCCTCTACAATTGCTGTTTTTGGGGCCTTAAGCAACTGGTGATAATGGTACTCCAGCATCCAACCCCGCCAAGTCGAATCCTTCCATTGAGCATCCCCTGCCAGCCCAAGTAGATTTGCTCTCTGAAGGTAATAAGCAGCCAGCTCCTCATTCAAGCGCTCCCAGGTTTCCAAAGATAACTGCCGCTGGTACCGTAGCATCAGTTCACGTACATAGGCATGATACGCCCAGTGATCGCCGCGCTTATACACAAACGAATTGCTGCGCAGCCACTCAAAGTGCTTTCCTACATCAGCCCCCTCTGGCAATAAACGTTTCACAATATCCTCGTTCAACAAATTGGGCAATGCAGCATGCAGCGCCAGGTCTTTCAACACCGGGTCTTCGATCCATTTCAAAAACCGTTTCACTGCCGTATCGCTGGGATCATTCACTGCATCCGGAGAATCTGGTGCTTTATCGGCCAGCACTTCCAATAACACTGGCAATCGACCCGAAAGCTGGATGATGGTATCCACTGTAGCAGCATCCGCTATTTTCTTTCGCTCCAGGTAACTCCGAGCCTCCATTTCGCTGAAAGGCTCCAGGGAAATGGTACTCATAAAATCGGCATAAGCCGACCAAGTATTGGGGTTAAGTGGCTCTCGGCCAGCGATAGTGATCAAAAGGTTTTCGGGAGCGTTGCCAAATTTGCCCTCCAGCAATTGACGTAACCATTCGTCCAGGTATATATCGGTAGTTTCGTAGGTATCAAAAAAAAGGCAGATTTTGGGCTTGGCTGTATATTCTTTTAACTCTTCCAAAAATATAGGCGTAAGTACGTCTACTGGATGTAGCAGCAATTCCACTTCATCTTTGTTGGTCAGTTTTTTCTTCAGAAAGCTGGCCCACTCACCCATTTGTTCCCCAATTCCATCGACATTGAATTGATCCATGATCAGTCCTGATCCAGGAACAAAGTTGCGGAAGAGTTCTTTGCCCCCTTTGGCCAGCATCTTACCACCAAAAGCCCAGGTGCTGCTGGGTGCTTCAGGGTCTGCTTCCAGTCGCTTTTTCTCTTGCAGATAGGTACGATGGCGGTCTTCCAGTTTTTTGAGAGGTGCACCCTGGTCTCTGAGTTGTTTGGCCAAAGCCGCAAGCAGATCGGGGACTTCGCGGACGTCCTCATTGGCATAAGTGACGAGTGCCTTTTGATCCCTGGCTAGTTCCTGAAACTTGTTGACAAGAGTAGTCTTCCCTACCCCACCCTGGCCATGGATGCTGAAAATAAAGTAGTAGTCTTCACTATCGAGGGCGCGGTTGAGGTTTTGTTTGAATAGTTCGAGTTGCTGCTCACGGCCAATAAAGGTAGAACTGCGGCGCTGGCGGAGATGGTCTTGGAGCGATTTAGCCATGGGCTTGGGTTGTAAAGCATTCAGTTTGTTCAAAAATAGAAAAAAAGTGGGATACTGTTGTAGATCATCCAGTTTTGTAAAAAATCACCATGCATGGTTTATCAGCTTGCTACTCCCCTCCCCCCTTTCACATCTCCCTTTCAAACATCCAAAAAACAAAAATCTAATTCAATCAACAAAAAATAACACAAAACCTTTTAAATTTCCGTCCAGTTAGCACATACTATGAAACTGGGGCCATAAAACATGGCCTCACAAAGAAAACAACCATGAGCAGCACCAAAGTTGAAGCGGACACACGTGTGCCCGTCATTGAAATCAGCCGCATCCATAGCAACCTGCCCTACTTCCAGTCGGTCCCAGCGGGCTTCCCCTCCCCTGCCGACGACTACGTAGAAGAAAAGCTCAACCTCGACAAGTACCTGATTAAAAACCCGGCAGCGACCTTCTTTGTCCGGGTATCGGGTGACTCCATGACCGGAGCCGGTATTTACCCGGAAGACATTCTGATTGTGGACCGATCGTTGTCCGCCAAAACCGATGACGTGATCATTGCCCTGCTTGATGGCGCATTTACGGTCAAACGCCTGGTGTATGAACAAGGGCGCTACTGGCTCAAGCCCGAGAACCCGCAGTTGGCCCTCATTGAAGTAGGGGCAGAAAGTGAGTTTTTGGTGTGGGGCGTGGTCACAAGCGTCATACATAAGCCGTATGTGTTGTGAGCGAAAAGCTAAAAGCGAATAGCGAATAGCGAATAGCGAATAGCTAAAACAGCAAACAGAGGAATTCAAATCGTGTACCTAAGCATTATACTGAATACTATTCGCTATTCGCTTTTCGCTATTCGCTTCAAGCTATGACCTATCTCCTCGCCGATGCCAATAATTTCTACGCCAGCTGTGAGCGGGTCTTCAACCCCAAGCTCCGGGGGCGACCCATTGTGGT contains:
- a CDS encoding ATP-binding protein, translated to MAKSLQDHLRQRRSSTFIGREQQLELFKQNLNRALDSEDYYFIFSIHGQGGVGKTTLVNKFQELARDQKALVTYANEDVREVPDLLAALAKQLRDQGAPLKKLEDRHRTYLQEKKRLEADPEAPSSTWAFGGKMLAKGGKELFRNFVPGSGLIMDQFNVDGIGEQMGEWASFLKKKLTNKDEVELLLHPVDVLTPIFLEELKEYTAKPKICLFFDTYETTDIYLDEWLRQLLEGKFGNAPENLLITIAGREPLNPNTWSAYADFMSTISLEPFSEMEARSYLERKKIADAATVDTIIQLSGRLPVLLEVLADKAPDSPDAVNDPSDTAVKRFLKWIEDPVLKDLALHAALPNLLNEDIVKRLLPEGADVGKHFEWLRSNSFVYKRGDHWAYHAYVRELMLRYQRQLSLETWERLNEELAAYYLQRANLLGLAGDAQWKDSTWRGWMLEYHYHQLLKAPKTAIVEAVQAFATVFRLYNNFIVSGRKNINSQDAQIEFGEKYIAMQWSEIITQAERITNETNCANTLQKGMIGWITNQIDPTLDLFAFVNNTGWLRNSEDAAAFYSWEGHFLNRIGRSGEAVVKQKKAMELRPDDLFLYWSPMFTYWHENKTDELIDLMKKRIELKPNDISIHTNLGIIFYEKKEWAMALHHIQKSVELNPNDSYRHNKLGALFVQLDNTERAIAEFKKSLELNPDNQLAHNNLGWTYQKQGNLEAAAWHYKKAIEGDQEESIFHQNLGRVLALQNNLKEAVDQFQIAIEIDAFDVDANFFLGVLFHIQGNPAGAILQFEKTIYLQPNHRSAYHYLGDALLAENVIEDFISKYEKATRLEPDNADVWRKLGWTNLLLHRLDAAKTSLLKSWSLLEEKDQFSAMNLGHVELLYDDQGKAIEWYFKSIQLNEDKEEFFQGMESDFTDLKMETQGITRESYDTILAQLRQLSGSDNQ
- a CDS encoding LexA family protein, whose product is MSSTKVEADTRVPVIEISRIHSNLPYFQSVPAGFPSPADDYVEEKLNLDKYLIKNPAATFFVRVSGDSMTGAGIYPEDILIVDRSLSAKTDDVIIALLDGAFTVKRLVYEQGRYWLKPENPQLALIEVGAESEFLVWGVVTSVIHKPYVL